DNA from Variovorax sp. PBL-H6:
TGCCAGCGGTTGAGCCACGATGCCTGCGGAAAGCCATGCGGTGGGCAGCGTGCCGGGCGGCAGCCCGTCGAAAATGAAGTTGGTAGGACCCTCCGGCGTTGTACGCCAGCGCACCGCCATGCCGCTGGCACGCGACTGGGCGCGCGCCGATTCGAGCAGGGCTGATAGACGCTCGGCTTCGCGATCCAGGCTTTCCTGGCCGGTGTTGCGAAGCGCCAGACCGACACCGGCCGTCGCGATCGCGATGATCGCGATCACCACCAGCAACTCGATCAGGGTGAAGCCGCCGGGCTTCCGTCCGCGGGCGCTGTCGAAGCGGGAAGCGACGCGCCTATTGCCAGCTGCCGATGTCGGCATTCTTGCCTTC
Protein-coding regions in this window:
- a CDS encoding prepilin-type N-terminal cleavage/methylation domain-containing protein, whose protein sequence is MPTSAAGNRRVASRFDSARGRKPGGFTLIELLVVIAIIAIATAGVGLALRNTGQESLDREAERLSALLESARAQSRASGMAVRWRTTPEGPTNFIFDGLPPGTLPTAWLSAGIVAQPLAGDGSAIAALQLGPDPIIAAQQVLLTSEGPPARTLRIATDGLRPFAVTTP